From Andrena cerasifolii isolate SP2316 chromosome 12, iyAndCera1_principal, whole genome shotgun sequence, a single genomic window includes:
- the LOC143375440 gene encoding fanconi-associated nuclease 1, producing MKVSCTVNSSQINGRMPQQTRIDQFYKSTISKRTSKVVTNIKKNAAAKSTPYSRNRKKFNNGRRNISFSQDSVQSDTMPECTFVYETLGKTCNIDLVNIEESNELSLREDDYLEGSSNPVAGIKHESRSFNETVNTRNTKAWNNNETYSTTPKKKLANPSSTMQLEGIEEGSSSSIHLKETPTKKLRTPDKSPFLPADSNSTSASKKSNYSLKVASAKSQRNIAVKKLFLHIVDAEVVKQAIECMNLAKQGAILPNNFDLEEIYSKGTFVFQYSPINTKALTKYELNDITYTDDLKSQVLVATIFTVFSNPVNCGYFSENELDFIYSIITLPKKAQMLLARMIRRKNTLYRKSGIDYPEIDSDLRNTFEILASRSICTFDTENENLSTLLDLLQVDELQRLCRNMKTRSNGRKEKLIAGLINLSKKKSLFLGIKTPQIVLYTNIRDILDYCVRITDRTWQIVEKILTLLIPNRDPQESMADKLYELFDVYQENIIFPKTPANRFPLFSCQLDVVTYIEVKSMLTATLKCIEKKNWEKVREYGNLAMDKLPDVLKGESLRLKNSALPMHVRRFMPGYVWLKILSQSIDAFKKDNDKNRAVEALNFLLEQDCHMRTRKGKWYSELALIKMFHFKDAEASALITKQALKSGILTQVDKIDLIERAKKILKKKTGVKSNTKMEISTVLNDHIYEMPYEAALNTIDASLMPGNTAGNKNTWRIESSDDSQSYGSVESLALYHYCEGEFSNGLHCEGRLPILLFVTLFWEELYDIHIPGAFVTQYQSAPEDLFTEQFYENRKEQIDMKLQIINNLRSESLSNMMEERFKQYSQYQSIMPSDLLKSSVQLKEIVHCLGVQAVTGICKRLYDNYRLWRSGFPDLIVWNFDTKKHKIVEVKGPKDTLSTKQRLWLGYLSQLGLNTEVCLVQEKHGAKRSKKTIQVFNTSE from the exons ATGAAAGTAAGTTGCACAGTAAATAGTAGTCAGATCAACGGTAGAATGCCACAACAGACGCGAATTGATCAATTTTATAAATCAACTATTAGCAAGCGAACATCGAAAGTCGtgaccaatattaaaaagaatgcTGCAGCAAAGAGTACGCCTTATTCAAGGAAC aGGAAGAAATTTAATAATGGAAGGCGAAACATTTCATTCTCACAGGACAGTGTACAATCTGACACAATGCCAGAATGTACATTTGTATATGAGACGCTTGGCAAGACGTGTAACATCGATCTTGTCAATATTGAAGAAAGTAATGAATTGTCATTGCGTGAAGATGATTACTTGGAAGGATCATCAAATCCAGTGGCTGGTATTAAACACGAATCACGTTCATTTAATGAAACAGTAAATACAAGAAATACAAAAGCATGGAATAACAATGAAACTTACTCAAcgacaccaaaaaaaaaattagcaaatcCTTCAAGTACTATGCAGTTAGAAGGGATAGAAGAAGGAAGTTCTTCAAGTATTCATTTAAAAGAAACTCCAACTAAAAAGCTAAGAACTCCAGATAAAAGTCCCTTTTTGCCAGCAGACTCTAATTCTACTTCTGCATCAAAGAAATCAAATTATTCTCTGAAAGTAGCTTCCGCCAAGTCGCAAAGAAATATTGCagtaaagaaactttttcttcaCATTGTAGATGCCGAAGTTGTAAAGCAAGCAATCGAATGTATGAATTTAGCGAAGCAAGGTGCTATACTGCCAAATAATTTTGATTTAGAAGAAATATATTCTAAAGGtacatttgtttttcagtaCAGTCCCATAAATACTAAGGCTCTGACGAAGTATGAACTGAATGACATAACTTACACCGACGATTTAAAGTCACAAGTACTGGTCGCTACAATCTTCACTGTTTTCTCTAATCCTGTTAATTGTGGTTACTTTAGCGAAAACGAATTGGACTTTATCTATTCCATCATTACGCTTCCCAAAAAAGCTCAAATGCTATTAGCACGTATGATAAGGAGGAAAAATACGCTGTACCGGAAGAGTGGCATAGATTACCCAGAAATAGATTCAGATTTACGGAATACCTTTGAAATTCTTGCTTCACGATCTATTTGCACATTCGATaccgaaaatgaaaatttatctacTCTACTTGATTTACTGCAAGTCGATGAACTTCAACGACTTTGTCGGAATATGAAGACACGGTCTAATGGAAGAAAGGAGAAGTTAATAGCTGGTCTAATTAATTTATCAAAAAAGAAATCTTTGTTTCTTGGAATAAAAACTCCACAGATTGTTTTATACACGAATATTCGTGACATATTGGATTATTGTGTACGAATAACTGACAGAACATGGCAAATCGTTGAGAAGATACTGACCTTATTAATACCAAATCGAGATCCCCAAGAAAGTATGGCAGATAAATTGTACGAACTATTTGATGTTTATCAAGAGAACATAATATTCCCCAAAACTCCTGCAAATCGTTTTCCATTATTTTCTTGCCAACTAGATGTAGTAAC GTACATCGAAGTTAAATCGATGTTGACCGCAACATTGAAATGTATTGAGAAGAAAAATTGGGAAAAGGTGCGAGAGTATGGAAATCTAGCTATGGATAAACTACCAGATGTATTGAAAGGTGAATCGTTAAG ACTAAAAAATTCTGCACTCCCCATGCACGTACGACGTTTTATGCCTGGATACGTATGGTTAAAAATACTTTCGCAATCCATAGATGCATTTAAAAAGGACAACGATAAAAACCGAGCTGTAGAAGCGTTAAATTTCTTATTAGAACAAGATTGTCATATGCGTACAAGAAAGGGAAAGTGGTACAGTGAACTAGCGCTTATTAAAATGTTCCATTTTAAAGATGCGGAAGCTAGTGCGTTAATAACAAAACAAGCCTTGAAATCGGGAATCTTGACACAGGTTGATAAAATAGACCTCATAGAAAGggcaaagaaaattcttaagaaGAAAACGGGGGTAAAATCGAATACCAAAATGGAAATTAGTACAGTATTAAATGATCATATTTATGAAATGCCTTATGAGGCTGCATTGAACACTATAGATGCTTCGTTAATGCCTGG gaATACTGCAGGGAACAAGAACACTTGGCGTATCGAATCTAGCGATGACAGTCAGAGTTACGGATCAGTAGAAAGTCTCGCACTGTATCACTATTGCGAGGGAGAATTTTCTAATGGATTACACTGCGAGGGCAGATTACCAATTCTTCTGTTTGTCACTTTGTTCTGGGAAGAACTCTATGATATACATATTCCTGGCGCATTTGTAACACAGTATCAATCTGCCCCAGAAGATTTGTTCACGGAACAATTCTATGAAAATAGAAAAGAACAAATAGACATGAAACTTCAGATTATCAACAACCTCAGATCAGAATCGTTAAGCAACATGATGGAAGAGAGATTTAAACAATACAGTCAGTACCAGTCTATAATGCCATCAGATTTGCTGAAGAGCAGTGTACAGTTAAAA GAGATAGTTCACTGTTTGGGAGTTCAAGCTGTCACAGGGATTTGTAAACGACTCTATGACAATTATAGGCTCTGGAGGTCTGGCTTTCCTGATTTAATTGTGTGGAATTTTGATACTAAAAAG CATAAAATTGTAGAGGTAAAAGGCCCTAAAGACACTCTTTCGACAAAGCAACGGTTATGGTTGGGATATTTAAGTCAACTTGGACTTAATACCGAAGTATGTTTAGTACAAG AAAAACACGGTGCAAAGAGATCGAAGAAAACGATACAAGTGTTTAATACTTCAGAATGA